In Priestia filamentosa, the DNA window GCTCGTACCACAGCTTATCGAAGCTGGAAACAGAGTCATAGATTTATCAGGAGATTTCCGATTGAAAGAAGAAGGCATGTATGAAAAGTGGTATGGGAAAACACCAGGTCCTAAGAAATACATAGATGAAGCGACATATGGACTTGTAGAGTGGTTTTCGGAAGAAGTGAAAGAGAGTACTTTTATTTCTAATCCTGGATGTTATCCAACTGCAACGCTTTTAGGTCTCATTCCGGTTGTGAAAGAGCGAATGATTCAGCCTCACTCAATTATTATTGATGCAAAATCGGGTCTTTCAGGAGCAGGTCGTTCGCTATCACGAACAGCTCACTACGCAGAAATTAATGAAAATATGAAAATATATAAAGTGAATAAACATCAGCATATTCCAGAGATTGAACAAACATTGCACAGATTTGATGACAATATTGGACACGTCACATTCAATCCGCACCTTGTCCCGATGACAAGAGGAATTATGTCGACAATATATGCAACAGTAAAAGATGCTACGACTCGTGAAGAACTTTATGATGTGTATAAAAAAGCATACGAAGGTTCAACGTTTGTAAGAGTTCGTCCTTTAGGTGAGTTCCCAGCAACGAAAGAAGTAAGTGGATCAAATTATTGTGACATTGGAATTGATTACGATGAAAGAACAAATCGGGTAACGATTGTTTCAGTCATTGACAACCTTGTAAAAGGAGCGGCAGGGCAAGCAATTGAAAATGCAAATATTTTAATGGGGCTAAAAGCAGAGACAGGTTTAGGCTTTCTACCTATGTACCCGTAATAGAATAGAAGGATTCAAGGAGGAGAAAACATTGCTACAAGTTCAGGTAGAACAGAAGATTTATAAATTAGAAGAGGGCTCGCTTTTAACTCCAAAAGGCTTTTCAGCCGGAGGTGTTCATGCAGGACTTCGTCATGCAAAAAAAGATGTTGGAGTTGTTGTAAGTGAGAAACCAGCAAGCTGCGCAGCTGTATATACGCAAAATGTATTTCAAGCAGCTCCACTAAAAGTAACGAGAGAAAGTATTGCAGAGGAACAGCTTTTACAAGCGATTATCGTTAATAGCGCTAATGCAAATGCTTGTACTGGTGAACAAGGATTGAAAGATGCATATGAAATGAGAAAGCTTACCGCACATAAGCTTTCTGTTCCTGAGCACTATGTAGCAGTCGCTTCGACAGGAGTAATCGGAGAAATGCTGCCGATGGAAAAGGTGCGAAACGGAATTCTTGATGTTACAACAAATCACGGAGTAAACGGAGCGGAAGATTTTCAAACGGCTATTCTAACAACAGATACGATAATGAAAAAGTCTTGTTATCAATTTGAAATTGATGGGAAAACAGTGACAATCGGTGGAGCTGCAAAAGGATCAGGTATGATTCATCCAAATATGGCCACAATGCTTGGCTTTGTAACAACAGATGCAAATATTGATAGTGAATTTCTACAAGGTGCTCTTCGTTCTATTACAGACAACAGTTTTAATCAAATTACAGTTGATGGAGATACGTCAACAAACGATATGGTCCTTGTATTGGCAAATGGTATGGCGGGAAATGAAGCATTAACAACAGAACATAAAGAATGGTCGACTTTCTATAATGCACTTCAGTTTGTTTGTGAAGATCTTGCTCGTCAAATTGCTAAAGATGGAGAAGGAGCAACAAAACTGATTGAAGTGAATGTTACAGGAGCAGCTACAAAAGAAGATGCAAACAAAGTGGCGAAATCTGTTATTGGTTCAAATCTTGTAAAGTCAGCTGTATTTGGATCTGATGCAAACTGGGGTCGAGTTCTTTGTGCAATAGGCTATTCTGGTGCAGATCTTAACCCTGAAACTGTTCATATTGCACTTGGACCAATTACAATGCTCGAAAACAGTACACCACAACCTTTTGATGAGGAAGAAGCAACAAAATACCTTGAGAATTCTACTGTTGTCATTCATGTGAATCTCCATAATGGAGAAGAAACTGGAAAAGCATGGGGGTGTGACTTAACGTATGACTATGTCAAAATCAATGCTAGCTACAGAACGTAAGGAAAGATCAGTTGTTGTTATAAAATGTGGAGGAAGCATTATTAATGAACTAACAGACGATTTTTTTCAAAGTCTTAGCGTGCTAAAACAAAATCATCATGTTGTAATTGTCCATGGCGGGGGACCGGATATTGCCGAGACTTTGAACGGCTTAAATATTCAAACCGAATTTGTAGAAGGCCTTCGAAAAACGTCTGACGAGGTACTTAACGTTGTTCAAATGGTGCTCGGAGGAAAAGTGAATAAAACATTTGTTACAAAACTTTTCAAAAATAAAATCAAAGCAGTCGGTCTTTCCGGATGCGATGGAGCTATTCTACAAGCAAGGCAAATTCAAGATGGAAAATTAGGATTTGTAGGAGAAGTTAGTCATGTTGAGAGCAACCTCCTTTATAGTCTTCTAGAGCAGGGATATGTTCCTGTCATCTCATCAATCGGAATGGATGAGAATGGTCAGCTTTTAAATGTAAATGCAGATGTTGCAGCAGGAGCTGTTGCCAAAGGATTACAAGCAGAGCGATTGCTTTTTATTACAGATGTAAAAGGTGTTTTAAAAGATGGAGAACTGCTAGAAACGTTAACAGTAAAAGAGGTTGAAAGACTTATTGATGAGCAAGTGATTACAGGAGGAATGATTCCGAAAGTAAAAACAGCTGTAAGTGCTTTGTCATCGTCGTTAGAGAATGTTTATATTGCAAGTGGCACATCTTCATTTTGTAACGAGCAAGGATTAATTGGAACATCTATAAAATATGACACAAAAAGTAAGGAGTGTAATGATGAGCGCGTTATTTCCAACATATAATCGATTAGAGCTTGAAATTGCACATGGAGAAGGAACGAAAGTAACTGATACAAATGGAAAAACATATCTTGACTTTATATCTGGAATTGCTGTTTGTAACTTAGGTCATCGTCCACCTTCTGTGCAAAAAGCGATCGAAGAGCAACTCGAAAAAGTTTGGCACGTTTCCAATCTTTTTCCGGTTTCTCTTCAAGAAGAAGTAGGAGAGCAGCTTGTTACTCATAGCTGCTGCGATGCTGCTTTTTTCTGTAACAGCGGAGCAGAAGCAAATGAAGCTGCAATTAAGCTAGCACGAAAGTACACTGGACGAACAAAAGTGATTACATTCAAGCAATCATTTCACGGTCGAACATTTGCCACAATGAGTGCAACAGGGCAAGGAAAAATTCAAGAAGGATTTGGCCCTCTTTTACAAGAATTTGTTTACCTCCCTTATAACGATAGCGAAGCTTTAGCGAGTGAAATCAATGAGAATGTTGCAGCTGTTATGCTAGAAGTTGTTCAAGGAGAGGGAGGCGTTCACGCTGCAAATGCTGAGTTTTTACAGAATGTACAAAAGCTTTGCAAAGAGAACGGTTCACTTTTTATTGTTGATGAAGTGCAAACAGGTATCGGAAGAACAGGAAAACCATTTGCCTATCAGCATTATGATATTGAACCAGATGTAATTACAATTGCAAAAGGGCTTGGAAATGGATTTCCAGTAGGAGCGATGCTTGGAAAGGGATTCCTCCGTGATACTTTTTCCGTTGGTTCACATGGTACAACATTTGGAGGAAATCCGCTGGCAATGGCAGCTGCAAAAGCTGTCTTGGCTCAGATTTTTGATGAGGGTTTCTTAACAGAAGTCAATAAAAAAGTAGATTATTTTACAGAGAAATTAGCTGAGAATCTTCAACATATTGAAGAAATTTGCGAAGTGAGAGGGAAAGGTTTTCTAATTGGAATTGAAACTTCTGTGAATCAAGGAGAGCTTTTAACAAAGCTTCGTGAAAGTGGATTATTAGCTCTACCTGCAGGACCACAGGTTTTAAGACTTCTTCCACCACTAACTGTCACAACAGAAGAACTGGACGAAGCCATTGAAAAGCTAGAAAAAGTATTTACTGAGATGACTACGACAGTAATACAGTAATGAAAAGAGTAAAAGGTTTGATTGTTCTTTACATCAGACCTTCTTTTTAGAATAAGCTTGTATAAAAATACTTGAAAAGAAATAATTATTCATGAGAGGTGCATTATGAAGGGCTATCTTCATTTAGAAAACGGAGAAACATTTACTGGAGAGCTAGCTAAAACATCAGCAAAGCAAAATGTAGGAGGCGAAATTGTCTTCTTCACCGGAATGACGGGCTATCAGGAAGTACTAACAGATCCTTCTTACAAAGATCAAATTATTGTGTTCACGTATCCGCTTATTGGCAATTATGGAATCAACAAAGAAGATTTTGAAAGTAAGAAGCCTCACGTGTCTGCTGTTGTGGTATATGAAAGTAAAACGAGTAAATACCATTATGAAGCTAATTACTCATTAGAGGAATATTTAAAAAAATGGGATATTCCACTTATTAAACACGTTGATACAAGAGCGGTTGTGAAGAGAATTCGTAGACAAGGAACAATGGGAGCAACGATTGCAACAGAAGCAGCTGTTGTGAATCCGTTAAAAGAAGGAAAGCAAATTCAAGCTGTATCTGTTGAACAGTTCGAAACAATTGGGGAAGGAAAGCGACACGTCGTGTTGATGGATTTTGGCTTTAAAAAATCTATTTTGGATTCTCTTCTGGAGAAAGATTGTAAAGTAACGATTGCTCCGTACAATACCACAAAAGAGCAAATTGAAGCCCTCAAGCCAGATGGAGTTGTGCTTTCTAATGGACCAGGAGATCCTGTTCAAATGAATCCACAACTTTCACATTTAAAGGAAATCGTATCATCATACCCAACCCTCGGCATTTGTATGGGTCATCAGCTTATCGGATTGACTTTTGGTGCATTAACTAAAAAACTTACATTTGGTCATCGTGGAGCAAATCAGCCTGTAATTGATTTGAAAACAAAGCGCGTCGTTATGACATCTCAAAATCATAGCTATGTTGTGGATGAACAAAGTCTAGAAAATACAGAACTACAAGTTCGCTTTAAAAATGTAAACGACAAATCTGTTGAAGGATTAGCACATAAGAAGTTACCTGTCATTTCGGTACAATATCATCCAGAAGCACATCCAGGACCAAGTGAAAGTAACTACATTTTTGATGAATTTTTAACACTTATGAAAGAAGCAGGGAGAGAGAAAGCATATGCCTAAAGATACAACATTAACCACAATACTAGTCATCGGTTCTGGTCCGATTGTAATTGGGCAAGCAGCAGAATTTGATTATTCAGGGGCTCAAGCTTGCTTATCTCTAAAAGAAGAAGGATACAGAGTTATTCTTTTAAATAACAATCCAGCTACAATTATGACTGATAATCATATTGCAGATAAAGTATATTTTGAGCCTTTAACAGTAAGCTCTGTTGAGAAAATTATTGAAAAAGAACAGCCAGAAGGTCTTCTTGCTACACTTGGAGGTCAAACAGGACTAAACTTAGCATTGAACCTTGATGAACAAGGAATTCCAGAGAAGTACGGAGTACGCCTCCTTGGAACGCCTATTGAATCTATTCAAAAAGGAGAGAGTCGTGAGAAATTCCGCGCCCTTATGAAAGAGTTAAATGAGCCTGTTCCTGAAAGTGAAATCGTAACAACGGTTGAAGAAGCAGTAGCGTTTTCTGAGAAAATTGACTTTCCTCTTATTGTAAGACCAGCTTATACGCTTGGAGGAACAGGAGGCGGAATTGCTCATACACTTCAAGATCTCAAAACACTAACAGAAAGTGGTCTTCGTGAAAGTGCTATTTCACAGTGCTTAATAGAGAAAAGCATTGCGGGGTTTAAAGAAGTAGAATATGAAGTTATGCGTGATTACAAAAATACGTGTATTACGGTTTGTAATATGGAAAATATCGACCCTGTTGGCGTTCATACAGGTGATTCTGTTGTTGTTGCTCCGTCTCAAACGCTCACAGATGTGGAGTATCACATGCTTCGTACTGCATCAATTAAAATCATCTCAGCACTTGGAATTGTAGGAGGCTGTAATATTCAGTTTGCTCTTGATCCAAATAGCAAGCAGTACTATCTCATTGAGGTGAACCCACGTGTGAGTCGCTCTTCAGCACTTGCTTCAAAAGCAACAGGATATCCAATTGCCAAAATTGCAGCAAAACTCTCTGTTGGTTACAGCTTAGATGAAATCTTAAATCCTGTAACAGGAACAACATATGCAAGCTTTGAACCTGCTCTTGATTATGTAGTAACAAAAGTACCTCGTTTTCCGTTTGATAAATTTATGGAAGCAGACCGTTCACTTGGAACACAAATGAAAGCAACAGGAGAAGTAATGGCAATTGACCGTAACTTTGAACGAAGCTTCCAAAAAGCCCTTTACTCACTTGAAATGGATAATGATGGAATGGTCCTTCCTTCTCTTGCACATAAAAGTGAAGATGAGCTTGTTGAGCTTATCTTAGCTCAAACAGATGAGCGCCTATTCGGTATTATTGAACTATTGCGTCGCGGTTTTGATGGGAATAGAATTCATGAATTAACAAAAATTGATTTATTTTTCATTGATCATTTCCACCATCTTGTTCAGTTAGAGGAACAGCTTACAGAGACAACGCTCGAAAAAGTTGAAGAAGATTTGTTTAAACTTGCAAAAGAAAAAGGATTTTCAGACGCAATGCTTGCCCATGTGTGGGATACAACTGAATCTGTTGTACGAGCAAAACGTAAGGAAAAAGGAATCATACCAAGCTACAAAATGGTCGATACATGTGCAGCAGAGTTTGCTTCTGAAACAGCCTACTATTATTCAAGCTATTTTGGCGAAACAGAAACAATCCCTTCTTCAAAGAAAAAAATTGCTATCATTGGTTCAGGTCCTATCCGTATTGGTCAAGGAGTTGAATTTGACTACAGCTCTGTTCACGGGGTATTGGCACTTGAAAAAGCAGGATATGAAACAATTTTAATTAACAATAACCCAGAGACAGTAAGTACAGACTTTGAACTTGCTGATCGCTTATACTTTGAACCATTGACTGTTGAAGATGTATTAAATGTGTTAGAAGCAGAAGGGACAATGGATGTTATTGTTCAATATGGTGGTCAGACAGCTATTTCCCTTGTGGATGGGTTAACAGAAGCTGGCGTTTCTATTCTTGGCGTTGGTAAAGAAGTAATTGATGCACTCGAAGATCGTGACCAGTTTTATAAGCTTCTTCAAAAACTAAATATTCCACATATTCAAGGGGAAATGGCAGCAAATGAAGAAGAGCTTGTTCATAAGGCAAAGCAAATTGGATTCCCTGTCCTGATTCGCCCATCTTTTGTAATTGGCGGAAGAGGAATGATGACAATCTATAATGAAGAAGAGCTTGAAAAGTGTTTGGCTAAAGTTCATCCAACACATTATCCAATTTTGATCGATCGTTATTTGAAAACAACAGAAGTTGAAATTGATGCGGTATGTGATGGAGAAAATGTTGTGATTCCAACAATTGTAGAGCATGTTGAAAAAGCAGGTGTCCACTCTGGTGATAGCTATGCATGGTTGCCGGCTCAAAGTTTATCAGAAAAAGAAAAAGCATACATTGTAGATTATGCAGAGAAAATTTCAAAAGAAGTCGGTTATAAGGGGATTATGAACATTCAATATATTGTGCAAGATGGAACTGTTTATGTATTGGAAGTAAATCCACGAGCAAGTCGAACAGTACCACTTGTAAGTAAAGTTACAGGCGTTTCCCTTATTTCACTTTCAACAGATGTATTGCTCGGGAAATTATTGACGGATCTTTGTGAAGAAACAGGATTATTGTCCGATATTCCATATAAAGTGCTAAAATTCCCTGTCTTTTCGACAACGAAAATCTCTGGCGTTGATCCGCATGTTGGACCTGAAATGAAGTCAACAGGTGAAGGAGTTGCCATCGCAGCTACTGCAGAAGAAGCAGCATATAAAGTGTTTAAAAGCTATCTTGAGATTCATGATAAGGGCACAGAAATTTATGTGGACAGCAGTGATATTCCAGAGCTTCTTACTCAGAAAGCGAAAGAAGCAGGTGTCAAGCTTGTAACAGAAGGCGCTATAGAAGATTGGGCTAAAGGAGAGTCCGCTCTATTATTTTTAAGCTTAAAGGATATTTCAGAAGGAAAAGAGAATCGTTTAAAAGC includes these proteins:
- a CDS encoding acetylornithine transaminase, which translates into the protein MSALFPTYNRLELEIAHGEGTKVTDTNGKTYLDFISGIAVCNLGHRPPSVQKAIEEQLEKVWHVSNLFPVSLQEEVGEQLVTHSCCDAAFFCNSGAEANEAAIKLARKYTGRTKVITFKQSFHGRTFATMSATGQGKIQEGFGPLLQEFVYLPYNDSEALASEINENVAAVMLEVVQGEGGVHAANAEFLQNVQKLCKENGSLFIVDEVQTGIGRTGKPFAYQHYDIEPDVITIAKGLGNGFPVGAMLGKGFLRDTFSVGSHGTTFGGNPLAMAAAKAVLAQIFDEGFLTEVNKKVDYFTEKLAENLQHIEEICEVRGKGFLIGIETSVNQGELLTKLRESGLLALPAGPQVLRLLPPLTVTTEELDEAIEKLEKVFTEMTTTVIQ
- the argC gene encoding N-acetyl-gamma-glutamyl-phosphate reductase yields the protein MDSEIQENQKKVKVGIVGATGYGGVELIRLLEGHPVFQVEAVYSSSKEQKEVREEYPHLAHYNWLLEKIDPEEMAKSVDLIFTATPSGISTTLVPQLIEAGNRVIDLSGDFRLKEEGMYEKWYGKTPGPKKYIDEATYGLVEWFSEEVKESTFISNPGCYPTATLLGLIPVVKERMIQPHSIIIDAKSGLSGAGRSLSRTAHYAEINENMKIYKVNKHQHIPEIEQTLHRFDDNIGHVTFNPHLVPMTRGIMSTIYATVKDATTREELYDVYKKAYEGSTFVRVRPLGEFPATKEVSGSNYCDIGIDYDERTNRVTIVSVIDNLVKGAAGQAIENANILMGLKAETGLGFLPMYP
- the argB gene encoding acetylglutamate kinase; translation: MTMSKSMLATERKERSVVVIKCGGSIINELTDDFFQSLSVLKQNHHVVIVHGGGPDIAETLNGLNIQTEFVEGLRKTSDEVLNVVQMVLGGKVNKTFVTKLFKNKIKAVGLSGCDGAILQARQIQDGKLGFVGEVSHVESNLLYSLLEQGYVPVISSIGMDENGQLLNVNADVAAGAVAKGLQAERLLFITDVKGVLKDGELLETLTVKEVERLIDEQVITGGMIPKVKTAVSALSSSLENVYIASGTSSFCNEQGLIGTSIKYDTKSKECNDERVISNI
- a CDS encoding carbamoyl phosphate synthase large subunit, with the translated sequence MPKDTTLTTILVIGSGPIVIGQAAEFDYSGAQACLSLKEEGYRVILLNNNPATIMTDNHIADKVYFEPLTVSSVEKIIEKEQPEGLLATLGGQTGLNLALNLDEQGIPEKYGVRLLGTPIESIQKGESREKFRALMKELNEPVPESEIVTTVEEAVAFSEKIDFPLIVRPAYTLGGTGGGIAHTLQDLKTLTESGLRESAISQCLIEKSIAGFKEVEYEVMRDYKNTCITVCNMENIDPVGVHTGDSVVVAPSQTLTDVEYHMLRTASIKIISALGIVGGCNIQFALDPNSKQYYLIEVNPRVSRSSALASKATGYPIAKIAAKLSVGYSLDEILNPVTGTTYASFEPALDYVVTKVPRFPFDKFMEADRSLGTQMKATGEVMAIDRNFERSFQKALYSLEMDNDGMVLPSLAHKSEDELVELILAQTDERLFGIIELLRRGFDGNRIHELTKIDLFFIDHFHHLVQLEEQLTETTLEKVEEDLFKLAKEKGFSDAMLAHVWDTTESVVRAKRKEKGIIPSYKMVDTCAAEFASETAYYYSSYFGETETIPSSKKKIAIIGSGPIRIGQGVEFDYSSVHGVLALEKAGYETILINNNPETVSTDFELADRLYFEPLTVEDVLNVLEAEGTMDVIVQYGGQTAISLVDGLTEAGVSILGVGKEVIDALEDRDQFYKLLQKLNIPHIQGEMAANEEELVHKAKQIGFPVLIRPSFVIGGRGMMTIYNEEELEKCLAKVHPTHYPILIDRYLKTTEVEIDAVCDGENVVIPTIVEHVEKAGVHSGDSYAWLPAQSLSEKEKAYIVDYAEKISKEVGYKGIMNIQYIVQDGTVYVLEVNPRASRTVPLVSKVTGVSLISLSTDVLLGKLLTDLCEETGLLSDIPYKVLKFPVFSTTKISGVDPHVGPEMKSTGEGVAIAATAEEAAYKVFKSYLEIHDKGTEIYVDSSDIPELLTQKAKEAGVKLVTEGAIEDWAKGESALLFLSLKDISEGKENRLKALKHGLFVMNELETCFVFLQGYSHQNYTVQSLQEWQNEREEVGA
- a CDS encoding carbamoyl phosphate synthase small subunit, translating into MKGYLHLENGETFTGELAKTSAKQNVGGEIVFFTGMTGYQEVLTDPSYKDQIIVFTYPLIGNYGINKEDFESKKPHVSAVVVYESKTSKYHYEANYSLEEYLKKWDIPLIKHVDTRAVVKRIRRQGTMGATIATEAAVVNPLKEGKQIQAVSVEQFETIGEGKRHVVLMDFGFKKSILDSLLEKDCKVTIAPYNTTKEQIEALKPDGVVLSNGPGDPVQMNPQLSHLKEIVSSYPTLGICMGHQLIGLTFGALTKKLTFGHRGANQPVIDLKTKRVVMTSQNHSYVVDEQSLENTELQVRFKNVNDKSVEGLAHKKLPVISVQYHPEAHPGPSESNYIFDEFLTLMKEAGREKAYA
- the argJ gene encoding bifunctional ornithine acetyltransferase/N-acetylglutamate synthase; the protein is MLQVQVEQKIYKLEEGSLLTPKGFSAGGVHAGLRHAKKDVGVVVSEKPASCAAVYTQNVFQAAPLKVTRESIAEEQLLQAIIVNSANANACTGEQGLKDAYEMRKLTAHKLSVPEHYVAVASTGVIGEMLPMEKVRNGILDVTTNHGVNGAEDFQTAILTTDTIMKKSCYQFEIDGKTVTIGGAAKGSGMIHPNMATMLGFVTTDANIDSEFLQGALRSITDNSFNQITVDGDTSTNDMVLVLANGMAGNEALTTEHKEWSTFYNALQFVCEDLARQIAKDGEGATKLIEVNVTGAATKEDANKVAKSVIGSNLVKSAVFGSDANWGRVLCAIGYSGADLNPETVHIALGPITMLENSTPQPFDEEEATKYLENSTVVIHVNLHNGEETGKAWGCDLTYDYVKINASYRT